The following nucleotide sequence is from Acetivibrio cellulolyticus CD2.
ATTTATGATAGTTTTGATGCACTTGTAAAGACCTTAGAGAACAATGTTCTTAAAAAGGCCGGCGAATATTCTGTCAATTGGAATGGTAAAAACTCAGCAGGACAAATGGTTCCCGATGGAGTCTACACCTATAAAATTGTTGCTGTTGACCTTGCGGGTTTAGAATCAGAGCCAATTACCGGAACCATTATCGTTGAACGCTTAAATCCATCCATAACTGCAGTTATGGACAGCCCGGATCCCTTTGATCCTACGGGTGATAAACAAAATACTATAAGCTATACAGTATCCGAAAACGCTGTTGTAAATATTTCCCTTTATAAAGAAAACGGTTTATTGGTAAGAGATCTTGGAAGTACAGATGCGCTCATTGGCAGTAATAAAGCTTTCTGGGATGGAAAGGATAACAATGGGCAGTTAGTTGAAAACGGAACCTATACCTATAAAATTAATGCCATCGATGCATATGACAAACCATCAAAAACAGTAACAGGAACTATTTCCATAGGTGAATTGGACTTCCCGGTTATCAGTAATTTTAAAGCGGCTCCAAATCCATTTACTCCTGACGGAAGCAATAATACTACAATCACCTATAGTATTTCAAAAGCAGCTTCAGTGAGTGTGCGTATTTATGATTTGACAAATAACCTTATTAAAACTTTAGAAGACAATGCTTCAAAGAGTGCAGGTTCACAAAGTGTAACCTGGCAGGGTAATAATTTAGCTGGTTTCACCGTACCAGCAGGAAGCTATACAGTTGTAATAACCGCAGTGGATAAGGACGGTCTTAAAGCAGATCCACTAACCGGCAGCATAGCAGTAACAGGGCAAAACAACAGTGGAGATACCCAGCTTATAACAGGAGTCACCGATTCCCCCGATCCATTTATAATAAATGGCAGTAATACCTCAACAATATCCTTTAGTCTTTCTGCTAATGCAAACTTAAAGCTTAATATTTATAACAGCAGTGGGTCTCTTGTAAGAAAACTTTATGATAATACCGCAAAGTCAGGTGCAAATAGTATACAATGGGATGGAAAGGACAGTTCCGGAACCATTGTAGCTAATGGTATATACACTTATACAATCAGTGCTACAAGCTCTTATGACGGAAAAAGCCAGAGTGTATCCGGAACAATCCGAACAGACTCCGGTAAGCCTATTATCAGTGAGGATAATGCAAACCCCAACCCTTTTGCTCCATCAGGAACCAATCATTCAACCATTTCATACAGGCTATCGGAGAGTGGTCTTATAAGCGTATCCATTTATGACAGTACGGGAAGGCTTGTTAAGACACTGCAAAATAAAGTCCGCATACAGGCAGGAGTTAATTCCGTCAACTGGGATGGCAGGGATTCGTCCGGCAGAATAGTTGCAGCCGGTAGTTATTCTTATAGAATAGATGCAGTGGATGATGCGGGACAAAGCGCAGTTCCGGCAATAGGTCTAATTAATGTAAGCAATGAAAACGTCCCTTTAATTTACTCTGTATCTGATATTCCTGATCCATTTGCACCAAATGGATCCAGTGTATGCACGATATTCTTTTCTCTGTCTAAAGATGTTGACATGACTCTGAACCTATACAACGAAAGTGGTACCTTGATTAAAACGCTTGTAAACAGCAAAGCGTATACAGGGCACAACTCTGTAAGCTGGAACGGTCAAAACGAATCTGGCACGATTGTAGAAAATGGCATATACACCTATACAATACAAGCTGCTAATGCCGCCAATAAAGTAAGCCAGGTATACTCCGGATCCATAACAGTCGATTTTGAAGTTCCTAAAATCAGCAGTGCAAGCTTTAATCCCAATCCCTTCACGCCAACCGGTGCCAACAACGGTGTGCTTTCTTATTCATTGTCCGAGCAAGCTTATGTAAGCATATATATTCTTGATAGTTCGAATTCCATTATTAAGACTATGGAAAACAATACTCTCAAAAGCAGCGGAATCAATAAATCTGTATGGGATGGTATAAGTACATCAGGGTTTATTGTACCCGATGGTAATTATACATACAAAATTGAAGCTGAAGACCGTGTAGGTCTCAAAGCCGAGCCTGTTACAGGAGTTTTAATAATTAATGGAAAATCACCTTACATAACAGATGTAAGCGATAGTCCCGATCCCTTTTCACCTGACGGAACTAATAGCAATACTATTTCCTTTAAATTATCCGAAAAAGCCAATGTAAATCTAACCATCCAGAATACAAACGGAAATACTGTCAGGAATCTCGTGAACAGAGAACTTCCTTATGGTTTAAACAAAGTGGACTGGGATGGGAAAGATGATTCTGCCAAGATAGTTGCTAACGGTACCTATATATACAGTATAGAAGCAACCGATTCTTTTGGAAGCAAATCCGCAACAGTTAAAGGTACAATATCAATTGGAACCGATGTCCCTACGGTAACTATTATAGGCATCAGTCCAAATCCTTATAAGGCTGCCGGTGTGGGTTTAGAAAACATTTTCTTCCAATTGAACACAAACGCGAAAACCACTATACAAATATTTGACAAAAATATGTTACCTGTAATAACACTTGAAAATGCTAAATCCAGAGACTTCGGTGCAAATCAAGCTTTTTGGGATGGCAGGAATTCCTCTGGTGAGGTCGTTCCTGACGGCAAATATACTTTTAAGATTTATGCAGTTTCAAGTACGGGAGTTCAATCACAAACACAAAGCGGAACTATCCATGTGATAAAATCTGATACACTTGTAACTACTATCGTTGATAGCCCTGATCCATTCAACCCTACAGGCAGTAATTATAACACAATATCCTTCAGTACTTCCAAGCCATGTAATGCAGTCCTTAGTATTTATGACCCAAATGGAATACTCATCAAAACATTGTATGAAGGAAAGCTCAAGCTAGGTGCGCAGAGCTTCAATTGGGATGGTAAAAATGCTTCCGGCAAAATAGTTGAAGACGGAATATACACCTATGTGCTGGACGCCACCACAAACAACGAAAAAGAATCCTCACATTTGACAGGCACAATCACAGTTGGTTCGGATACTCTTAAGGTTAAAATCAACTCAATAAGTCCCGACCCTTTTGAACCGGGTTGCAACACTTCAGCCTCCATAGTATACACTCTTTCAAAGCCGGCTTATACAAACATAACAATATATGACAGTTCAAACAGCCTTGTAAAAACAATTGAAACTAACAGTCAAAAACTGTCCGGAGTAAACACCGCTGTCTGGGATGGCAGAAATCTATCAGGTGCCTTAGCGGGGAATGGTATATATACTGTAAAAGTTACTGCATCGGATGGGTCAAACCAATCTGAAGCATCCGGGATAATAACGCTTAAACAGGCATTGCCACAAATTACAGAGGTAAAAGACAGTCCGGATCCATTTAATCCTAATACCGGTATTAATACCATTGAATACTCCATAACTAAGGACGCAAGAGTATCCATCAATATATATGACTATTCCAACCAACTTATAAAGACGGTATTCGAAGGTAATATAACAAGCGGAATCAATTCTGCAGCCTGGGATGGAACAAACCTGGCATACAGCATTGTACCCGAAGGAACCTATACATATATTATAGAGGCTGTAGATTTGTTCGGAAATGCTGCATATCCTGTAAAAGGAACTATAACAGTTGATATGACAGGCGCAATAATATCCGAAACAAAAGTAAGCCTTATACCGTTCACACCATCAGGCAGCAATCAAGTAACCATATTCTATAATATATCTGAAGATGCCAATGTATCTGTAAATATATTCAACAGTTCTGGAAAACTAGTCCGGACTTTGGAAACTGCATCTTTGAAGAAAGCAGGAGAAAACTGGATAACCTGGGATGGCAAAGACTCTTCAGGACGAATAGTAAGTGCCGGTACCTATACTTACAAAGTTGAATCTGAAGACCTTACAGGCAATCAGTCACCTATGGTATCTGATATTATATCAGTTGAAAAATACGATCCAACGACTCTCACAAGCATTGTAACACTCGATGATGCAAACTTCCAGAAAGACCCCCTGGCATCGGCATGGCTTATAACCTATAATCCCAATTACGGCAAAACATCTAGCGAGGCAAAAGCCAACAGAACCTGGATAAACAGTAAAGGCATAGACTTTAGTGGAACACCAAATGGGTTTGTAACTGCAACCAAAATCTCTGGAGATTCAGGAAATTCAACCGGAGTATGTGTAGGCTTTATATCTCCAACCTTCATTGAGCGTGATTACGGTATAAGCGATAGTGAAACCGTCACTATTGACCTATTGAAAGGACCAGCAGGCAGCGTTGAAGTTGAGTTAACAACACTACCCGAATCGACTTCTTCAGGACGACTTCTAAATAACCAATATTCAACTGTAGTTGTAAAAGCTCTCGATTCAGATAACAAAATGGTCGGAAGTAAAACACAGACGTTTATGGGCGTTACCAATAAAGACCTGACACCTGTAAAAGTAAAAATATCCTCCGGAAGCTCCAATATTGCAAAAGTAACCTTGGAAGCAACGCAGGCACCTTATGCAGGTATATGGCTTGAATCAATCGGCTATAAAGTATCGGGATCAGGTAATACAACCATTACACCTGCACCTGGCAGTTCAACTCCTACGCCTGTTAACTCAACACCTGCTCCAGTGAATTCAACACCTAAGCCCGTAACGACAACACCTTCTCCGGCAGATTCAACACCTACGCCAACACCATCAAATCCCGGTACAGTTCCTACACCAAAACCTGGCACACCGGAAACACCTCCACCTGATGCACTTACTATAACTAAATACAACATAAATCCGAATCCATTTGATCCATCAATACATAAAACTGCTGTTGTAACATATACATTATCTGCATCAGCAAAGGTTTCTGTTGCCATATATGATAACACGGACACCCTAATTAAAGTTCTCGAAAACGGTACTGCAAAGAATGCCGGCAGCAATTCGGCATCATGGAATGGCACTAACACATCCGGCAGCATGGTTACTTCGGGAACATACAAATATGTTATACTTGCAGCAAAAAGCGATAATTCAGCGTCTACAACTGTAATAGGTTTATTCACAGTCAAGATAACCAACCTAACTGTATCATCAGTAAGTGATGCTCCAGACCCATTTGGTGCAAATGGTACAAGAGTAAGTACAATTAAGTTTACTCTGTCAAGATCCGCATATGTAACAATAAACATATATGACTCAAACAATAACCTTGTTAAAACTGTAGCTGAAAGAAATATAAATGCCGGTACAAACTCGGTAACTTGGAACGGTAAGAACGAAAAAGGCATAATTGTTCCAGATGGCAAATACACTTACACAATTGATGCTCAGGACTCATCGGGCAACAAAATAACACCAGTTACCGGAATAATTGACCTGGATTCGACGCCACCCCGTATTACCACAAACTCACCTTCACCTATATTTATAGGATTATAGTTTAACTGTACTTACAAACGATAGTAAAGAGGATGGTATCTGGATTATTTTTTAGATACCATCCTCTTTTTTTGAACTATAAGGACAATAAAGAGATTTGCTAAGAAGGGTTCAATTTCTTTAGCGGATCGAATTTCATCAGCTTTTAAATTTTTATCTATATTGGATAATAACACCTAGATACTATAAATTACCTCTTTTATATCCATCAATAAAAACTCGCTTTTATAATTATACTCGAAATTTATCCCATATTCCACAAAAACGCAGCAATTCAAAATGTTAATTATGCTTCCACCTGTCAAAATCTTCAACCCCCCTTGATTAGTTCCTCAAATTTATGTAATAATGTATTCAAGAATTGCTCCTTATCCTTATCTTTGTTTTTTAGCGAATTCATTATAAGTGATTGGCAACGCATTTTTCAATTGTTCAAAGGAAGTTTGGTTTTAAATTGGATTTTGGGCGTAACCCACTTTGGTTATAATTAATTATAAAAGGGATGGATAAAATAACATGAAAATAATTACGAGGTTTTTTATAACTTTTATTATTACTGCTTTGCTTCTAGCCAATGCAGTCTATGCTGATGATCTACAGGATTCTATATATAATAATCCGCAGAAATTGAAAGAGTTTTATGATTTACTTGATCATGCCATTATGATGAAGGTTGATTGCCCTATTTCATTAGTAAATAAGGATGACAGATTAATTGATGATGACAATACATTGGTTAAACCTTACATAAAGAATGGTAGACTATTGGTGCCAGCGAGATTTATTACTGAAGCCAGCGGTGCAAGTATTATGTGGAATGGGAAAAATTCTACCGTTTCCATAGATATTAATGGAAAAGCTTATCTTATTGATTTGAAAAAAGCACTTTTAAGCATGGATGGGAAAAATATAAAAATGGATGTTGTGCCAGAAATATTAAATGGAAGGCTTTTTTTGCCTATACGTGTAATTGCAGAACAGGTCCTGGATAAAGAGGTCTACTATAATAACCGAATAGTTCTTATCAGCGACAAAGGGAAAACTATTAATCCCAAATATGCAGATGAGTTAACAAAACATTATGCTCAGTTTTTTGAGGACCGTATTCTTCTCAATATGATTGCTCCTAATGGCTATCAGGGGATAATTAATATGGAAGGAAAATACGTAGTAGAACCTAAATATAATCATATTGATGAATTTTTTGATGGAACAGCAAGTGTTTTGGTATTGGATAATGGTACTGAAAAATGGGGCATAATTGATTCTACTGGTAAAGAAATTATAAAACCTTTTTCGGAGTCGCCAATTTTTTATTCTGAAGGTCTTGCAGATGTAAAAGTAAATGATAAATTCGGTTTTATTGACCTAGAGGGAAATTTTGTAATTGAGCCAAAATATGAATTTTCGTACGGCTTTCAAAATAGTCTAGCGGTTGTTGAATCAGATGGTAAATATGGGTATATAAACAAAAATGGTGATTTTGAAATAGAGCCCCAATTTGAATCTGCTGATTCTTTTTATGGAGATTATGCCAGTGTTTCAAAGGATGTTGGAGGCAAGGAGTTATTTGGAATAATTGATAGAAAAGGAAATTTTGTAGTAGAACCTAAGTTTGATCACATTGAAGGATATAGGCAGACAGAAGAAGGAGTTTTTTTTAGTGCACGTCAAGGTGACTGGGAGAATGGCCTTTGGGGGACGATAAATATTAATGGCGATTGGGTTATTGAACCTAAATTCGACGATATGTTAGGGATTGATTCTTATGACGATTATTTATCCGTTGAAGTAAATGGTAAATATGGAATTATAGATCTTGAAGGTAATTATCTTATTAGTCCGATGTCTGATGAGTATATTTTTTTGTATAGCCCCGATGACATGAATGTTTATTGCGAGGACGGTAAGTATGGTTATGTAGATGGAAAAGGTGAAGTAATTATTTCTCCACAATTTGAAGATGCTGATTTATTTTTTAACGATTTGGCCCGCATAAAAGTAAATGGCAAATACGGCTTTATTGACAAGACGGGAAAAATAAAGATTGAGCCAATATATGAAGAAGCCAAGTATTTTCTTTATGGATTGGCAAGAGTAAGAATGGATGGGCTCTATAACTTCATAAATAAAAAAGGTAAACTTATGTTTTTTAGCAAAGCTAGTTGAGTACTAGCTTTGCCAAAAAAACTAGATATTAAATTAGTTATAAAAGATAGTAAAGAGGATGGTATCTTGATTGATTTTTTAGATACCATCTTCTTTTTTTGAACTATAAGGACAATAAAGAAATTTGAATAAACAAACGCGAAGATGCCACTAGATCACTATGGTTTTGATAAAACGAAAGTTCTTGATTTGATTTCAAGGGTTTTCGTTGATTTCAGGGTAGAAATGTATTACTTTTATCTGTTAGAATGGGCCTGCAAGATAAGAAATATACCTTGGGTTTGATATCATAACTCAGCAAGATTAAATACGTCGATAATGATAAAAACAAGTCCTAATGCAAAAAATATGAGTGAAAAGTAAACATGCGATATAATTAGGACTATTATTCCTATTGTAAGAAATATTAGAGCAAGTGACAGGTATGTATGGGATTTTAAAAATGAGAAAATAGGTTCGATAAATCCTTGATCCTCGACTATTTTATTTGTTGATTCGGTATGTACAAAATGTTCATTATAAAGAAACATAAAGTTCTTTACTTTGTCATGGTTCAATGTATTATCGGTACTTGCAACAAACTGATAACCGCAATTTGGACATTTAACAACAAATAGAGATTTCCCAGTAATTTGTGGAAATATAGTTCCATCCTTTCTACATACAACTTTGCACATATTCGATTCAGAACTTGAAACTAAAGCTGTATTTAGGTTTATATGGATATCTGTAAGATAGTTTAAGTATGATTTTGCCGAATTATATGCTGTACCTAAACAAACCAACATTTCCTCTAAAGTTTGATACGCCTTCATGCTATAAAGAAACTTCAAACATCTATTTGGTGTATCATCTAGTGAGAAATTTGTAATATATTCAAAATACTTAAAAAGCATTCGATGGGTTTTTACCAAGAAGGGTTCAATTTCTTTAGCAGATCGAATTTCATCAGCTTTTAAATTTTTATCTATATCGGATAATAACACCTGAATACTATAAATTACCTCTTTTATATCCATTAACGTTTTAGTTGTGTTATTGGCATCAAAAAAGTTTTGTTTTAAATATGGTGAAAATTCATTATGATTCATAGCTTGAGTAATGTAAATT
It contains:
- a CDS encoding FlgD immunoglobulin-like domain containing protein, coding for MRYLPIRSHFKIILVILTVTAFILNSVTCVSAAASTYSEEEILIKFKDGANVSGLISKYDLKLSESITKLQSKKVKFRSNKNRDSVISQLKKDPSVVYAQPNYIYKSLGTPDDPNYSLQWGLPRIKADKAWDISLGSEDIVVAVADTGVDINHPDLASSLVYGYNAINNTNSIDDDNGHGTHVAGIAAGIINNSKGIAGVAGKSKIMPIKVLDSTGSGYTSNIGKGIMWAADHGAKVINLSLGSSSYDNYLQDAINYAYDKGALIVAAAGNSSTNVPSYPAALNNVIAVSATDRSNAKATFSNYGSYIDLAAPGLSIYSTTFDGAYGYKSGTSMACPFVSGAAALVWSLNTNKSPSEIESILKSTAYDIGSTGRDDAFGYGLVDVYEAIRVIEPAPPEGTNTANPSSTAIRTPSGTLQPGTSPTPTPSPESNPGLSPDIMPTPGPSGIPMPDPLLQPLGNLEKPINAEPISGIYTISGWFLDIDGVSTIEVLVDDKFIGYATYGDSRLDIGAMFPQYGNSNCGFHYDLDTSKLTNGSHLLTIRETSSKGNQIPLFPVLFTVGDGAATPVPSSLPSPEPGAGGISYNLSEDCYVTVTIYDSFDALVKTLENNVLKKAGEYSVNWNGKNSAGQMVPDGVYTYKIVAVDLAGLESEPITGTIIVERLNPSITAVMDSPDPFDPTGDKQNTISYTVSENAVVNISLYKENGLLVRDLGSTDALIGSNKAFWDGKDNNGQLVENGTYTYKINAIDAYDKPSKTVTGTISIGELDFPVISNFKAAPNPFTPDGSNNTTITYSISKAASVSVRIYDLTNNLIKTLEDNASKSAGSQSVTWQGNNLAGFTVPAGSYTVVITAVDKDGLKADPLTGSIAVTGQNNSGDTQLITGVTDSPDPFIINGSNTSTISFSLSANANLKLNIYNSSGSLVRKLYDNTAKSGANSIQWDGKDSSGTIVANGIYTYTISATSSYDGKSQSVSGTIRTDSGKPIISEDNANPNPFAPSGTNHSTISYRLSESGLISVSIYDSTGRLVKTLQNKVRIQAGVNSVNWDGRDSSGRIVAAGSYSYRIDAVDDAGQSAVPAIGLINVSNENVPLIYSVSDIPDPFAPNGSSVCTIFFSLSKDVDMTLNLYNESGTLIKTLVNSKAYTGHNSVSWNGQNESGTIVENGIYTYTIQAANAANKVSQVYSGSITVDFEVPKISSASFNPNPFTPTGANNGVLSYSLSEQAYVSIYILDSSNSIIKTMENNTLKSSGINKSVWDGISTSGFIVPDGNYTYKIEAEDRVGLKAEPVTGVLIINGKSPYITDVSDSPDPFSPDGTNSNTISFKLSEKANVNLTIQNTNGNTVRNLVNRELPYGLNKVDWDGKDDSAKIVANGTYIYSIEATDSFGSKSATVKGTISIGTDVPTVTIIGISPNPYKAAGVGLENIFFQLNTNAKTTIQIFDKNMLPVITLENAKSRDFGANQAFWDGRNSSGEVVPDGKYTFKIYAVSSTGVQSQTQSGTIHVIKSDTLVTTIVDSPDPFNPTGSNYNTISFSTSKPCNAVLSIYDPNGILIKTLYEGKLKLGAQSFNWDGKNASGKIVEDGIYTYVLDATTNNEKESSHLTGTITVGSDTLKVKINSISPDPFEPGCNTSASIVYTLSKPAYTNITIYDSSNSLVKTIETNSQKLSGVNTAVWDGRNLSGALAGNGIYTVKVTASDGSNQSEASGIITLKQALPQITEVKDSPDPFNPNTGINTIEYSITKDARVSINIYDYSNQLIKTVFEGNITSGINSAAWDGTNLAYSIVPEGTYTYIIEAVDLFGNAAYPVKGTITVDMTGAIISETKVSLIPFTPSGSNQVTIFYNISEDANVSVNIFNSSGKLVRTLETASLKKAGENWITWDGKDSSGRIVSAGTYTYKVESEDLTGNQSPMVSDIISVEKYDPTTLTSIVTLDDANFQKDPLASAWLITYNPNYGKTSSEAKANRTWINSKGIDFSGTPNGFVTATKISGDSGNSTGVCVGFISPTFIERDYGISDSETVTIDLLKGPAGSVEVELTTLPESTSSGRLLNNQYSTVVVKALDSDNKMVGSKTQTFMGVTNKDLTPVKVKISSGSSNIAKVTLEATQAPYAGIWLESIGYKVSGSGNTTITPAPGSSTPTPVNSTPAPVNSTPKPVTTTPSPADSTPTPTPSNPGTVPTPKPGTPETPPPDALTITKYNINPNPFDPSIHKTAVVTYTLSASAKVSVAIYDNTDTLIKVLENGTAKNAGSNSASWNGTNTSGSMVTSGTYKYVILAAKSDNSASTTVIGLFTVKITNLTVSSVSDAPDPFGANGTRVSTIKFTLSRSAYVTINIYDSNNNLVKTVAERNINAGTNSVTWNGKNEKGIIVPDGKYTYTIDAQDSSGNKITPVTGIIDLDSTPPRITTNSPSPIFIGL
- a CDS encoding WG repeat-containing protein, producing MKIITRFFITFIITALLLANAVYADDLQDSIYNNPQKLKEFYDLLDHAIMMKVDCPISLVNKDDRLIDDDNTLVKPYIKNGRLLVPARFITEASGASIMWNGKNSTVSIDINGKAYLIDLKKALLSMDGKNIKMDVVPEILNGRLFLPIRVIAEQVLDKEVYYNNRIVLISDKGKTINPKYADELTKHYAQFFEDRILLNMIAPNGYQGIINMEGKYVVEPKYNHIDEFFDGTASVLVLDNGTEKWGIIDSTGKEIIKPFSESPIFYSEGLADVKVNDKFGFIDLEGNFVIEPKYEFSYGFQNSLAVVESDGKYGYINKNGDFEIEPQFESADSFYGDYASVSKDVGGKELFGIIDRKGNFVVEPKFDHIEGYRQTEEGVFFSARQGDWENGLWGTININGDWVIEPKFDDMLGIDSYDDYLSVEVNGKYGIIDLEGNYLISPMSDEYIFLYSPDDMNVYCEDGKYGYVDGKGEVIISPQFEDADLFFNDLARIKVNGKYGFIDKTGKIKIEPIYEEAKYFLYGLARVRMDGLYNFINKKGKLMFFSKAS
- a CDS encoding CpXC domain-containing protein, with product MNDELNLYPCEESIEDDIAKERIIKSIGDFIDKLILLEKELGRKVAQEFLDSKSLDFANISDNDAIDSVANKIANFLDLPNKIHVNIDDLSFDTGGSIRPTSDYNVTINLNKNSLKMKDAVLGVLAHELTHQYLFNHGIDLRHKSILDNELLTDIAAIYLGLGNLILNAHRNEKTVYKNKQEVTYKMEIGYVKTFYLGFVYKTICSMRNIPENVYNAQLSSQSKIYITQAMNHNEFSPYLKQNFFDANNTTKTLMDIKEVIYSIQVLLSDIDKNLKADEIRSAKEIEPFLVKTHRMLFKYFEYITNFSLDDTPNRCLKFLYSMKAYQTLEEMLVCLGTAYNSAKSYLNYLTDIHINLNTALVSSSESNMCKVVCRKDGTIFPQITGKSLFVVKCPNCGYQFVASTDNTLNHDKVKNFMFLYNEHFVHTESTNKIVEDQGFIEPIFSFLKSHTYLSLALIFLTIGIIVLIISHVYFSLIFFALGLVFIIIDVFNLAEL